Within Scleropages formosus chromosome 24, fSclFor1.1, whole genome shotgun sequence, the genomic segment CCCAAATTATGTGTTTCGGGtcaattggtgactctaaattgcccttaatgtctATTTGTGAGTGAATTAGTGATAGCCGTGCATTCCGTCTAGGGTGTGCCTTGCCTCACACCTTttacttccaggatagactgcaggccactgtcattctgtacTGGAGAAGTGGTTATTAAGGAAAAATTGATGGGTCTGTGTCAACAACTGCATCCAAAACCTTCACCCAGTGCCTCTTCACCAACTGTGTTGCGATTGATTTCCAGAACCCCTGGAATATCATGATTAAGCACAGACAAGTGCAACGCAGGGGTCGGCGCTCACAGATGAGCGTGAGGTAAGACAAAATGTTAAGTTATTATTAAGCTttctttaactgacactttgtTGAAGGCAGCTTACActgtactacctgctgccaAAATTCACTGTGACTGTACATTGTTTAGACACCTAGGTATTTTCAGTCGGGCTCATAATTGCGATTATTGAAGTAGTTTACCATAAACCCAggaatgtgcttttatttacactttgtgCTGTACACACAGCAACATTCATTAAATGGTAGCAGTGATTGTTCCATGACTGGTGGGGCATCATGTTCTGTGCTGTTCAGTAACTACTCtgcaatttacaaaaaaaaacttcagtaagTGTGATTTTCATGGGTTAGACTTTGAAATTCCCTTGTCTAACAGACTCTGCATCCTCAGCACAACATTATAGTATAGCGCATCATGCTTTGAGTTGCAGGTCTGCAGCCTTCCTCCGCTGTTGTGTTAGAGCAGCAGATGACAACCGGAGGCGCATACCATCTCTGCTTGCTCTCATGAAACCAGAAACGTGCTGAGATGCAGCAGATGGGTGTGGGACTGTGAACTTTACAGCACTTTACCGCCCTGTGGCTTAATCATCTCGAAAGACTCTTTCTGATAACTGCTTTTGTTGATTCCTGTTACATCCTTTCACAAGTGTTGGGTGAATGTTtgatgttttcttccttttgaaaGCTGATGTCATCTGTTGTCATCCGTTGTTTTGTCTGTGCAGTTACACAGACCCTGTGATTTCCATGGACCTTTTGCGAACTGTTCTGCAGCCAAACTTTAATGAAGACATATTGGCTGTGTTCCGGAAGTACATGAAGGTAAATAAGCAATTTTGGAGGGGGAATTTTGGCATAATCACCACTGTGTACAAGCAACAGCTTATTCACAATGTGACACATGGCAGAGCATATTAGAAAATGTTATTTCCTGTGGTGTTAAAGATTCACACTGAGTTCATACAGATATTGTGtgtcattaaaaatgtgattgcctgcttgtattttttttttttttttttttttataaaaaatacaagtatGCACATTACCAGTAAGCAGTAGGGAAATCTGTTTGGAACAGTTGAAATTCAGGGTCGCTCttagatttatttaattagcagatgcttttgtatACTTGTAGAAAAAAGTTTAAGCATTGAACTATACTTGGTGTTGAAACAGTTTTTCAGGCTGCTTTAAACAGActgcatgtttgaatctcacctactctTGTAGTACCCATTAGCAGGGTTTTTggtctgaattgctccagtaaacaatTAATCCAGCTGTATAGACATGTAATCACTGTAGGTAGCTTggcattataagtcactttggcaaaaagcatcagctaaatgaatgtaaatatgaataaatgttctaAGTTTTCAGCAGTTTATTTACAAAGTATGTTGGAGTTTTGATCGCGGTCTTTTCCTTGGGGTGTTTGTGGTTCAGTTCTTTGAGAAAGCAGCTAGTAACGTGAAGGAGAACGTTGGTGAGGAGGTGCAAGCTGACCAGCTGATCAGGGAGACCTGTCGCAACTGCCTGGAACAGGTGAGAGCGCTATGCTCATCTGGACACGCACTGTTTCCTCCTGATTGTAAAACGGGCAAATCATTGACTTCTGTTTCTTTCACAGGCAAAACTGCTGTTCTCTGATGGTGAAAAAACAGTTGCAAGACCAGCTTTTGAACCTCCAGTCAAGGTAAAATGTGTGGctttacagcaggaagtgattttaaatgaatcTGTAGGTCCTGTTATGACAGACAATGTCAATGAAGTATGAGTCCACCTGAGTAGcacccacttgggacaaactggacagaagagtgaaagcataGCCATATGCAAGTGTCCTGCATCTTTGGGAAttactgcagaagagctgggaagataCAATGCCTGATCTTCTGGTTGAACTTAACTGAAGGCCCCGTGAACAATAAGTAGTTTCCATCAGTGTACTTAAACTTTTGACAGGTACTGCTCCATGACTTGGAAACTTGGACTtgacagtaacacacactgGGGCAGcagttagtgtagtgcttaagGGTACAGTGAATATGCCAGTTCCCTTGCCTGAACTAAGTCTCTCATCCTCATATAGATTGTAATTTgaatattaacaataacaacagtaatacaataataataaacagttgagagtagcactggtgccaaaCAGCTACTGAGCTGTGAGTTTGGATgttggtttgagtccagctcagtttgtctagagtttgcatgttctccttggcttcctccagctgctctggtttcgtcCCACAAGACAAACATGGCCTGGAGCcctgaccctgcattggacaagtagttatgcTGGATTGGATGGATAGATTAGTTTTGAGGATGTACTCTGTGACCTGCACTACTCATTTCTCCTCCTTCCCAACAGCGTGCTCGCCACATGGACGATGACTCCAGCCAGAGAGGAAGTCCTGTTCCCCGGAAGGTAAGAGAGCATTTCCTGTACCCTCAATCTTAAACATATcatacttttgtgtttttaccgtggcctgtgtgtctttgtttctgttatttgcaGAGAAAAGGTCGGCCCCCTGGGCCCGTCTCATCGAATGACCGAACAGCTTCCCACAGCAACCTGTGAGTGCACCCTCTACCCAGTGCAGCAGTAttagacacccccccccccccaccagtgtGGCTCATTGTATTACGAGAATCATGATAGTCACAGCCTTGAAAGATGGAAGCCATGCCTgttgatttttattatattgGAGTAAATATTGtgtgaatgaaaacacacattagCCACATCTGTACCTCAGAAGAAGCAAGTGCGTTGCTGTACTGCAAGGACTTATGGTCAGGCCTCTGCTTGTGCCAGCGCTGATTAATGGCCGATGGCTTTGCTCCATTTACCACATCAGTATGCCTGTAGGCGCAATTAGGCTCAAGTGCCGATATCAATCATGTGTGGCATGTGCAACAGATTCTTAGTTGGGCTGCCTCTGTGTCGTTCAGAAACTTAGTGGTTTTTCTGCTCTTTAAGGACCAAACCGAAAACATCAGAGCCAATAAAAAGAGATGGTCCCAAGGTGAGAAGCTGCCCCTTTATCAGGAATATACACATAACAGGAGGGAAAAATCCATTTCATTAGGTTTGAAATACATATGTTTACATGTGAAATGTCACACAAAGTGCTGCCCTAAACAGTTCATAGAGCTGGTAGGAGCTGGGGTTAATCATACTCCATCATACCTAGCAGCCCTTAGTGTAAATTCCTCGGCATTTCTGTGTATGATTTGgttattattaatctttttttagttgacacctttgtccctGACACCTTATACTGTTAATCAACCTTATGgtggatttacccatttatgcagcaggttAATTTTGATTATATTAgttcaaggcaagtaccttgatcaggggtagtAAAAGACTTGGGGTTACTGTGTTGAATTAGGCCTCATTTTAATCTGCTTGCTGTGTTTGGACCCTTAGTGTTTATGTTTAGAAGGTATGAATGAAATCAATTATTTACCATGCTGCTATGCGGTTTTTTCAGTGGGACCCTTCAAGGCTGTCTGAGAAGAGCACATTTGTTCTGGGATCAAGAGCAAATAAGTAAGTAATGAGAGCTGAGGTTTCGCAAGTATGAGCCAGCATATGTATTAGCATAAACTGGGTGTTGTAATCAACCAGTTACTACCTTATTCCTTatttcacagaactgccactgAGTTCAGGTGtgataatttaaaatgtattgtgagACTTATGAAGGCAAACTGATTCACTGTTGTAAAATTGGTGAGTCTCAATCTCGttttttgtaaattgtattGCATAATACTCTCACGATGGTCAAGGTTGTCTGCCAGTTGAGTGATGTTAATAGCCAGAAATGCTGTATAGAGTTGCAGATGGGTTATTTTTGCACACTGTTGCTATATGCCCACATTTTTTCACTCTTTGactgtttttcataattttagcCCTCAGTCACCTTTACAGGCCTTGTTGAATGCATCACTTATGTTTGGCTGTGCTCATGTATACCTATGTTTCAGAGCTCTGGGGATGGGCGGAACCAGAGGGCGGATTTATATCAAGCACGCGGACCTCTTCAAAGTGAGGCCAAAGCTGAGTCACACGCTAACAAAAGTTTTGTTTAGCAGAATATGGATTTGCATGGAATaccatctgtttttctttaacaaaagAGAAGAGACTCACTCACTTTAGGtttctttttattgtgttaggcagtaaagtgtgtgtgtgtttgtgtatgtgttgcaGTATGCCGCTGATCCGCAGGACAAGCACTGGCTGGCAGAAAGGCAACATATGAGGGCTACAGGTGGAAAAATGGTGAGGTTTAAGGCTAGTTGTCATGCTCTGATTTGCTCCTACTCGCAGCATACAAACGCATTTCTATCTTTGCATGTCTTATGTGTGCAAATGTGTCCACAGGCATACCTTCTGATTGAAGAAGATATTCAGGAGCTGGCACGGAGTGAAGACTACAGGTGGTACTTCCTTTTGTCCTTTTATTCCTTAGGGCAGCTGTTAGCATTACAGTTAGGGATTGAAATATTGCATTGGTTTTTTTCgtgttttacattcatttattagacacttttatccagaaTTACGTAGAAGTCCGAGttaacaaaagtgcatcagtaacaaagagctttagacacaggattatggacacagcttgtgtgtctgacaccatcatgttgctggttcacatccctctggtagctcctatagaagtgacattgaAGTAACAAATACAtaatagcagatggtgttggactcatctatggagctgtcaggagatcagaacaGAAATAGGtgtcaaagagatgggtttgagacccttcttaaatgctggagggattcagcagctttgagggagctcattccactgcatctgggccaaaactgagaacctacatgCTTTTGATGTTGGACCTCATGTAATGGGAGCACCAAACAGTCAGACGTTGGAGCACAGCGCTATTGCTGGAGTGTTTAATGACGTGTTTCTGTCAAAACCCCAGGGACTGCCCAGATGTCAGAATGGAGGAGCTGAAGCCTTTCACTGTTCCACACTGGATGATCGAAAAGATGCAAAAGGCAATGGAAGCGCAGCGGTTTGAGAAGGATTAGGATGCAGCTACAAGGAAAGGAGATAAGCTGAGAACCCCTAACCATGTTATCGAGGGGGAGGTGCAGTTGAGTCTTTACCAGCCAGTCTTCCACACAGCACTGTCAAATGTCCCTGTGAAAGTCCTGAACAAGTGGCCAACTTATATACATTATGCCTGCACAGCaaactgaaatatgtatttttccatatttaaattttaggCACCTGTGGCACATTGTAATATCTTACCATGAAGTATGTGCACAGTTTCTTTACCACATCtgagaagttaaaaaaaaaaaaaaaaaaaagagtagaaaAATTAATTGGTGTGCGACAATCCTGCCTCAAGATTTTCATTTGTACGCCTGTatcctgtattttattaataaaaagacAGCTGTTACTTTTTGTAATTTGACAATGCATTGCTGGTAGTtattttattgcagtgttttATCCCACACTATCTGCACAAAAAAGTGCAACTTCTGCCCCCTCGTCAAGTATGTGCCAAGTCAATGGTACTTTATATAGTAATCAAGTATTCCTATTAATACATCAGTACAACTGCTTAAGGTGTGGATTATGTTTCCAGTAGCTATTTGAACCTATGACTGTTGGAAAGGTTCCTTTTGTATGGATGTTCTCAGGACTTCTGATGTCTCAGTCTGGTGACTTCTCATTCACAACTGTTCTTATTACTCTTTAATAAAGGGTGATATGGAAAATAAGGGGTATAGATGATCCTGAAttcattttattgtactttttggCTGtgatatatggaaaaatactgCATTGGAATTGCTTTTTAGGGGTATGATTTTCACCATCTATATGATAGACATTTAGTTTTCTTTACattagtcagttttttttttttaaaccctaatcacaaaaaaaaaattttaaagtaagTTTAATGGTTTATAGTGGGAAAGCCTGGACTGGTTTCACATGTATTCAAACAGTCCTGGAGGACATGTTTGTGCTTCTATACCAGTATCAAATgaacattaaagatgttttaccTTTCTTTCTAAGCCACTCATACTTCACAGTCATGTGAAAATATAATACCAGTTTTAATGTTGAAAAAATGGGCATTTATAAAGGCTCTAACAAGATTAAACTTCAGTAAGTGGCTCTTCATAGATTCAGGTTgtaaagccaaatacaaaataaggttggttaatgtaaaaaaaatggatggaaacaaatactgtaaatcttGCTGTCAATTTCTAGCATAGTTTCTGAAAAGCTACTGTTTCACATTCAAATTGTTGAATATTTTGATGAATTGGACTACGACGTGTCATTCGGGGGTACAGTTCTGAAGAAGTAATGATTTCCACCAAAAAATAAGTAAACCAGATGGATAATATTTTCTGTACGGAAGTGGAGTTTAATAAATTATGCAAGTTTGAACTTTGATGAACAGCaatgcatttattcagctaAGCTGTAAACTGAGGAGGCTAAATTATTTagtaaatacaatttaattCCATTTTGAAACAGGatcttaattaaaataaatacttagcCCATCGTTGCTATAAgtaattttttggaaaaaaaaactttttcgtCAAAGCGAAACTGATGCATTATTTAAGCGTTTCACCTTTAACCTAGTTGAACGAAAACGTATGAATATACAATACACGTTTTTTGTGAAAACAGTACAATTTCTTATCTTTTCCATTCTGTACAGTACGTTTTCTACTGTGTACACGCGCTCACGGCAATGAACGGCAGCGACTTGACGCACATCCGTAAGTTATCTAAGACCCACTTCCGGCACGGTACCGTCCAATCACATTAAACTTGAGGCTAAATCGCATCATTCCCACAGGGTTGCTAAGACgttgctttgttttcaaataCGCTGCTCCGATTGGTCATCGGACAAATATGGGTGGGGAAAGAGGGGACCGACGAAAAAGTTTAAACGGTGGGGCGGGCGGAATATTGAAATCTGAGGAAACCTTTTAACGGCCGTCTCTGTATGCAGCGTTGGATAGACAGTTGTTAGCTGACAGGAAGGATTTAGTAATAAAGTGTAATCaagaaaatactttaaaacatAGTAATACGTATTTTGTTTCAAGGTAAGGATttccgtctttttttttttcttttcttttcctgagGTAGTAGGTTAGTTTGTTTTGCCTCAGTCTGGTTGGGTTAATGCTGAGATTCAGATTGTCGTCGAGGTAACGACATCCCTTTCCTACTTACCTTTTTATCTAACTAACTAGCGTAGCGAAAGGGAGGTAACGGTAGTTTTGTTATTCATTAATATTCCAGCTTTTGGTAATGATGTCGACGACAGGACCAGGTTGCTTGATAACGACGGTTCCGCCGGCGTACCAGAGATACTACTTGCTTCCGTTAGTTTACGTCGGTTTTTTAAGGCATTATTTAATCTTTATTAATATCTCAATCATTGAGTCAATGTCTGTAATTACTGACGACAGTCAGTTTTGTCGGTTATTGTAATTGCTTGTATAGATTCGTATAAATAATGATATGTGTGGGGCGCCGCGTTAGCTTGCGCTGCAGTCATCATGATGATGCCGCTCTGATCGcggacctgctgctgctcttccgGATCTTTCCAGAGACAGAACCGCTGTTGTTAAAGGGCCCAGTCGTGTTGGTGGTGTTCCCGAGCAGAGCGATGGCTTCCCAGAACATGGAcccggcggcagcggcggcctCCACCACGGCGGCTCTGAAGGGCGGCGAGGCCGGCGGCAGTGCGGCCCGGGGCTCCGTCTCAAAACGGTCACTTGACTTCTGTTGCATTCCTTTTCTTTCCATTCCTTTCCACTTGGCCCATCATGATGTCTCATCTTCACATGATCGCCTATTAACTCTGTGCCTTATATGAGCCGCCCTTCCTTGTGCTTTTTCCAGCCACCCGACCGGCTTCGAGACATGATGATGTGTTGGAAGAGCTTGCGAGCCTTTAAGGACATTAACTGTACCGTTAGCACGACCATGTGGACTCGCTGTAGTTCATGTCTCGTGTATTCTGCTTTCAAGACGGTTGGAATGGGCAGACAACAAcatcatgtacacacacataatgttAATTCAGTACcagtgtggagtctgcatattctcccctgtgggtctcctctgggtgctctgtttCTAAAGACAGGTTTTGGGTGAATGTGTGGTTCTGAATCGCCCTTTGTGTGCGATTGCTTTGCGATGGGCCAGTGTCCGTCCGGGGTGTATCCTGCTGCACTTCCTATGCTTCCAGGTTAGGCTGTTCACTATTGCAATTCTGCATCTCTCAagtgttttttgaaaatgggtGTACAAACACCTGATGGGTAACAATAACTAACTAGGCACTACCAGGTTACTCGGATGGCTCTTATTTTGACACCACAGTTAACTTAGATTTGCACATTTCATCCTAAACATCTTGtcttattttcttgttttctagACTTCAGCAAGAGTTGATGACACTAATGGTAAGAATTGACTGATGGATGTCTGATCTGTACATATTGTGTTTTCACCCCCCCTCTTTTTGCTTGTAATTTGgcataacttgatttgtttgacAGATGTCTGGAGACAAGGGAATTTCCGCTTTCCCAGAGTCGGACAATCTCTTTAAGTGGATTGGGACGATTGACGGGGCACAAGGAACGGTAGGACCAGAGCACTTCACCTCTGAAATGATGACTCATGGCTCCGATTCCTTCTATGCAGTTTCTTGTAGTCTACACTTATAAGAATGGACATCTTGATTATTCTTGTGAATGAAGCTTGGCAAAAAAATTGAGGGTGTTGTCCTTCTAGAAATTAAAAACTTGGCTAATCATAATGTCACATGAGTCACATCTGTATTAAGTGTAATTGCTCAGTTTTCCCTTAGTCCACTATTCAAAACTCCATTCGATCATGAAGTCAGTCACTTTTACCCCTGAGTCACAATCGAAAGCTTAATAGTACAAGATGTCCCTTGATTTGAAGGATTTGaagattcatcccataaatatatttctcaTCTTTGTTACTGATGACCAGCACATGGGAACACCAGCTGTGAGCCATGAATACTGAAAGTAATCTGGATGACTTTGGTCCAGTGCTCATTGTGTCTGGGTGCCCACTACCACCAACTAATACCTGGATGTGGAAGTGCACATTACTTggaatttttagaaaataaatgggcaaaatgtttgtaaattctTAACTTGAATGTTCATAACATCAGGAAGCTTCACACTTCCCCAAGAGATCTGATTTCAGCTTTTCTTTAGGTATACGAAGGCTTGCGGTACAAGTTGTCTTTAGAATTTCCCAGCGGTTACCCCTACAAAGCACCACGAGTAAAGTTCATCACGCCATGTTACCACCCCAATGTAGATGAGCAAGGCTTCATCTGTCTGGATATCCTGAAAGAGAAGTGGTCAGCCTTGTACGATGTTAGGTCTATTCTGCTCTCTATCCAGAGCCTGCTCGGAGGTAAGGAGTGCTTAAAGATGTCCTGCTGGATGTTTTCTGAAATACTTCATAAAGgattaaattatgttttcatgctTTAGTGTATTGTCTGTTCAGTGTGTGATTGATTGGTCCACTGGTCTTtagaaattttaatatttgtctGCAGAACCCAATAATGAAAGTCCAATGAATGCTGGTGCAGCAGAACTGTGGGAAAACCAGGAGGGTAGGGTTTTGTTTTCCATGCTAAATATCAACTTTGTTTTTATGGGATTTGATTGAAATCGATTGACTTGCTTCTCCTTTCTCAGCTTTCAGAGCCCACTTGCATGCAACATACAAGAGTTAATCGGAGGAGTTTGTCAACCAGCCTTTTGTTTGTCTTATTTgagtgttttttcttattttgtaaaTGTCCATTGTATGTACAGTTTTTGAATTTGTTGTATGAAACTTGAATAAAGCTTGTTTCTTGTAAACTCAGTACTTGTCCTCAGATGTGaaggtttgttttaaaaacatttattaccaTTTAAtgcataatctttttttttttttttttttttttttgtgtgtgtgtatttggctgTTTGATTAAGGATTCATTATACCAcaatagggggcgcagtgggttggactgggtcctgctctccagtgggtctggggatcggatacggcttggggtgccttgggacggactgccgtcccgtcctgggtgtgtcccctccccctccagccttacgtcctgtgttgctgggtaggctccggttccccgcgagcccgtatgggacaagcggttcagaaagtgtgtgtgtgtgtgtgtgtgtgtgtgtgtgtgcgccaaaatatttatgtaaatgactTCCTGAAGTGGTGCATAAGCTATTACCATTTTAAGTTCATTGAAAGttactggggggtgcggtggcgcagtgggttggtccgcagtcctactctccggtgggtctggggttcgagtcccgcttggggtgccttgtgacggactggcgtcccgtcctgggtgcgtccccttccccctccggccttacgccctgtgttgccgggtaggctccagttccccgtgaccccgtaagggacgagcggttctgaaaatgtgtgtgtgtgtgtgtgtgtgtgtgtgtgaaagttaCTGATGGTAAGCAAAACTGGGAGTTGTACACAAGCAATAAATGAGATTATTCACTTAGTGCTGCCTTTCTTCTAGAGTAATTGAAGTATTAAGATACTTgaagttattttcccatttgtacataTGGGGTTTTTTAGTAAATATAGTTAGGTTAGCCAGGAGCAGGAAactgaacccaggtccttttgGTGCAATGATTAACATACCTGCTGGTCCCTCTATGTTTAAAGGTTAAATTTCTAAGATTAATGTGTCAATGAGAATGCCATATATAGTTTCCTGGGCAAAGGAGGAAACTGTATAGTGCTCAGTGTAACATACACAAGATGCGACATCCAGGGTAGTGACAGCAGCCAGCCAGCCTTCCGCCCTCCGTAGTGACTGTCTCCACGGACATCTCCTCCACGACCTCTTCATCGTCCTGCTCATTGTCGCAGCCCTCGGCCCACGCCTCCTGGGTGGCTTCCACAGACCAGAAGGGCACGTTGACCTTTCGCAGCATCTCCTGCGCCATGGTCTCTAGCTGGATGATGTGCGTCCCCAGGTCGGGGCAGGGACCGGCCTCCTCCTTTGGCCAGGGGATTGGAACCCCGGCCACGCGCGCCACCACCTGCCCCGAGCTGGACCCCTCGCTTGTGCCCCCAGTGTTGACCAGCATCCGTCGGTCACGGGGCTGCTTTAGTGGGAAGAAGTCTTGAAGGAGGACAACCTTATGCAGATCCTGCTGGAAGATCTCCAGCCCGGACAGGAAGAGTACCCACAACCTCTCGACTCGCTCGCGGTCCTCCTGCACCAGGTCACCTTCGGTCAGGAGGGCTGTAAGCCTCTTCTGCAGCCCTAATGCACAGGCGGACGCTGTTgttatttcagctgtttcaggGCATAACATCTCCTCTTTCAGACTTTTACCAAAACAAAGCAGAGTTGAAGACATTCATTCACAGTCAACATCCATCTCCCCGTTATGATGGAGATATGGAAATAATATAGTGTACACATTtctgttcataatttaaatGGTAAATTGGTTAAAAAGGTAATTGGTTTCAACgtaaatttattgtatttaattacAGGTTTTCTTCCTAATTCATTAAGTTGACAAAGTTGTCAAAATAATTGCCTGTACTTTTTTCATAAATCCTGCAAGATACTAAAAGCAAccatatataagtatatatttaaattttttgcaaTCTAATGCTGTAATATGTGtaatttcatattaaatttaaaagcatttgtaGGATTTATGGAACCCAGGCTTGGGTGGTTTTTCCTCCTCGTGTTAAAAAGCCATAAGAGG encodes:
- the LOC108936340 gene encoding ubiquitin-conjugating enzyme E2 C isoform X2; protein product: MICVGRRVSLRCSHHDDAALIADLLLLFRIFPETEPLLLKGPVVLVVFPSRAMASQNMDPAAAAASTTAALKGGEAGGSAARGSVSKRLQQELMTLMMSGDKGISAFPESDNLFKWIGTIDGAQGTVYEGLRYKLSLEFPSGYPYKAPRVKFITPCYHPNVDEQGFICLDILKEKWSALYDVRSILLSIQSLLGEPNNESPMNAGAAELWENQEAFRAHLHATYKS
- the ube2c gene encoding ubiquitin-conjugating enzyme E2 C translates to MGAHRSEGRRDWLQQDAQEQQLSYNPWNIMIKHRQVQRRGRRSQMSVSYTDPVISMDLLRTVLQPNFNEDILAVFRKYMKFFEKAASNVKENVGEEVQADQLIRETCRNCLEQAKLLFSDGEKTVARPAFEPPVKRARHMDDDSSQRGSPVPRKRKGRPPGPVSSNDRTASHSNLTKPKTSEPIKRDGPKWDPSRLSEKSTFVLGSRANKALGMGGTRGRIYIKHADLFKYAADPQDKHWLAERQHMRATGGKMAYLLIEEDIQELARSEDYRDCPDVRMEELKPFTVPHWMIEKMQKAMEAQRFEKD
- the LOC108936485 gene encoding regulator of G-protein signaling 9-binding protein is translated as MNRWRKSVGEIQARRRAVAECTRAQVAFSRVTACFQQLATCVGSSSDCSRLREELEDTRALAHNLCMGLQKRLTALLTEGDLVQEDRERVERLWVLFLSGLEIFQQDLHKVVLLQDFFPLKQPRDRRMLVNTGGTSEGSSSGQVVARVAGVPIPWPKEEAGPCPDLGTHIIQLETMAQEMLRKVNVPFWSVEATQEAWAEGCDNEQDDEEVVEEMSVETVTTEGGRLAGCCHYPGCRILCMLH
- the LOC108936340 gene encoding ubiquitin-conjugating enzyme E2 C isoform X1, yielding MICVGRRVSLRCSHHDDAALIADLLLLFRIFPETEPLLLKGPVVLVVFPSRAMASQNMDPAAAAASTTAALKGGEAGGSAARGSVSKRLQQELMTLMMSGDKGISAFPESDNLFKWIGTIDGAQGTVYEGLRYKLSLEFPSGYPYKAPRVKFITPCYHPNVDEQGFICLDILKEKWSALYDVRSILLSIQSLLGEPNNESPMNAGAAELWENQEGRVLFSMLNINFVFMGFD